A genomic window from Klebsiella quasipneumoniae subsp. quasipneumoniae includes:
- a CDS encoding MerR family transcriptional regulator translates to MAFYSIGEVAERCGINPVTLRAWQRRYGLLKPQRSEGGHRQFDEEDILRIEEIKRWIERGVSVGKVKALLEGNLPAARDESAHLQEEMMSILRYMQPARIRAKLLALSHQHPVDTLIDSLLVPVRQRLKLDQNTSLVISSLLDGLLIDCVALFLAEARKKNGRETLLVGWSNEDRTRLWLEAWRLSQRGWHVNVLAEPLESPRPELFPGQHIFVWTGRAATPLQEELLSHWQEQGFSIHFHGNN, encoded by the coding sequence ATGGCGTTTTACAGTATCGGTGAAGTCGCCGAACGTTGCGGAATCAATCCGGTCACACTGCGCGCCTGGCAGCGTCGTTACGGTCTACTGAAACCGCAGCGTAGCGAAGGCGGGCATCGGCAGTTTGATGAAGAAGATATCCTGCGCATTGAAGAGATCAAGCGCTGGATCGAGCGCGGCGTATCCGTCGGGAAAGTCAAAGCGCTGCTGGAGGGTAACCTGCCGGCGGCGCGCGACGAATCCGCGCATCTTCAGGAAGAGATGATGTCCATTCTGCGTTATATGCAGCCCGCCAGAATCCGTGCCAAATTACTGGCGCTAAGCCATCAACACCCCGTCGACACGCTCATCGACAGCCTGTTAGTGCCGGTACGTCAGCGTCTGAAGCTCGATCAGAATACCTCTCTGGTGATTAGTAGTTTGCTGGATGGTCTGCTGATTGACTGCGTGGCGCTGTTTCTCGCCGAAGCGCGTAAAAAGAACGGCAGGGAGACGCTGCTGGTGGGCTGGAGCAATGAGGACAGGACGCGTCTGTGGCTGGAGGCATGGCGTCTTTCCCAGCGCGGCTGGCACGTCAACGTCCTCGCCGAACCGCTGGAGTCGCCGCGGCCCGAGCTGTTCCCCGGGCAGCATATCTTCGTCTGGACCGGACGCGCCGCCACCCCTCTCCAGGAAGAGCTGCTCAGCCACTGGCAGGAGCAGGGCTTCAGCATCCATTTTCACGGTAATAATTAA
- the pgl gene encoding 6-phosphogluconolactonase has product MKQTVYTASPESQQIHVWSLEADGKLTLVQVVDAPGQVQPMVVSPNKEYLYVGVRPEFRVLAYRITPDNGALTFAGEAALPGSPTHISTDHHGRFVFSASYNQGCVSVTPLQDGLPGETITVVDGLEGCHSANISPDNRTLWVPALKQDRICLFTLSEDGFLSAQEPAEVTTVEGAGPRHMVFHPNQQYGYCVNELNSSIDVWELKDPNGNIECVQTLDMMPSDFTGVRWAADIHITPDGRHLYACDRTASIITVFSVSEDGSVLAVEGYQPTETQPRGFNLDHSGKYLIAAGQKSHHIAVYEITGEQGLLQEKGRYAVGQGPMWVVVNAH; this is encoded by the coding sequence ATGAAACAAACCGTTTATACCGCCAGCCCGGAAAGCCAACAAATCCACGTCTGGAGTCTTGAAGCGGACGGCAAACTGACGCTGGTGCAGGTGGTTGATGCCCCGGGGCAGGTCCAGCCGATGGTGGTCAGCCCCAATAAGGAGTATCTGTACGTTGGCGTTCGTCCGGAGTTTCGCGTGTTAGCTTATCGCATCACGCCGGATAACGGGGCGTTGACCTTCGCAGGGGAAGCGGCGCTGCCGGGCAGCCCGACCCACATCTCTACCGATCATCATGGTCGCTTTGTCTTCAGTGCCTCTTACAATCAGGGCTGCGTCAGCGTGACCCCGCTGCAGGATGGTCTGCCGGGCGAAACCATCACCGTGGTGGACGGGCTGGAAGGCTGCCACTCGGCCAATATCTCTCCGGACAATCGTACCCTGTGGGTGCCGGCGCTGAAGCAGGATCGCATCTGCCTGTTTACCCTCAGCGAGGATGGTTTCCTCTCCGCCCAGGAGCCAGCGGAAGTCACCACCGTCGAAGGGGCGGGTCCGCGCCACATGGTGTTCCATCCGAACCAGCAGTATGGTTACTGCGTCAATGAGCTAAACAGCTCAATTGACGTCTGGGAGCTGAAAGACCCGAATGGCAACATCGAATGTGTACAAACGCTGGATATGATGCCGTCTGATTTCACCGGCGTGCGCTGGGCGGCGGATATTCATATCACTCCGGACGGTCGTCACCTGTACGCCTGCGATCGTACCGCCAGCATTATCACGGTGTTCAGCGTGTCGGAAGATGGTAGCGTGCTGGCGGTGGAGGGCTATCAGCCCACCGAAACCCAGCCGCGCGGCTTTAATCTCGATCACAGCGGTAAGTATCTGATTGCCGCCGGGCAGAAGTCGCACCATATCGCGGTGTACGAAATTACCGGCGAGCAGGGGCTGCTGCAGGAGAAAGGTCGCTATGCGGTCGGGCAGGGGCCGATGTGGGTGGTAGTCAACGCCCACTGA
- the ycgZ gene encoding regulatory protein YcgZ, which produces MQQNGYIPDTANAIAQYFNKASLPSQQETLGQIVMDILNEGRHLNRKALCTKLLSRLDRARAPEEESHYQTLIGLLFADQE; this is translated from the coding sequence ATGCAGCAGAATGGTTACATTCCAGATACAGCGAACGCAATTGCCCAGTATTTCAACAAAGCATCGTTACCTTCCCAGCAGGAAACGCTGGGTCAGATTGTGATGGATATTCTCAACGAAGGGCGTCATCTCAACCGCAAGGCGCTGTGCACTAAACTGTTGAGCCGCCTCGATCGGGCCCGTGCCCCCGAGGAAGAGAGTCACTATCAGACCTTAATTGGTCTGCTGTTTGCCGATCAGGAATAA
- a CDS encoding diguanylate phosphodiesterase — protein MLTTIIYRSHICDNVSFKSIEAMVARANERNGQADVTGILLFNGTHFFQLIEGPEEKVQDIYQHICRDPRHYNLVELLCDYAPSRRFGKVGMELFDLREHDREEVLQTVMDRGTTKYQLTYDDRALQFFRTFVESTEKANYFEIPSADSWVFIPDQNTFYPDTPIIDNKESWSFAFQPIVDPFACEIISWEALLRTPDGQSPGAYFAGLSGDDIYLADLHSKRVALSLAGKLGLRNKALSINLLPMTLVKAPNAVGFLLDQIQRNDLIPEQIIVEFTEREVISRMDDFTDAVRKLKGAGINLAIDHFGAGFAGLSLLAQYQPDRIKIDHELIRNIHQDGPRQSIVQAIIKCCFSLEIAVSAVGVERAEEWMWLESAGISQFQGNLFASARLGGLPAVAWPEKK, from the coding sequence ATGCTAACCACCATCATTTATCGCAGCCATATTTGCGACAATGTCTCATTCAAATCGATCGAGGCCATGGTTGCCAGGGCAAACGAAAGAAATGGGCAGGCGGACGTCACCGGTATTTTACTTTTTAACGGGACGCATTTTTTTCAACTCATTGAGGGGCCTGAAGAAAAGGTTCAGGATATTTATCAGCATATTTGCCGCGATCCCCGCCATTATAACCTGGTAGAGCTTCTGTGCGATTATGCGCCGTCCCGCCGTTTCGGTAAGGTCGGTATGGAACTGTTTGATTTACGGGAACATGATCGCGAGGAGGTGCTGCAGACGGTGATGGACCGCGGGACCACAAAATATCAGCTCACCTATGACGACCGGGCACTGCAATTTTTCCGCACCTTTGTCGAATCAACGGAAAAAGCGAACTATTTTGAGATTCCTTCCGCTGACAGCTGGGTATTTATCCCCGATCAGAATACTTTCTATCCTGATACGCCGATAATTGACAATAAGGAAAGCTGGTCCTTTGCCTTCCAGCCGATCGTCGACCCTTTCGCCTGCGAAATTATTTCGTGGGAAGCGCTGTTACGCACACCGGACGGCCAGTCGCCTGGCGCCTATTTTGCCGGGCTTTCCGGGGACGATATTTATCTCGCCGATCTGCACAGTAAACGCGTCGCGCTGTCGCTGGCCGGGAAATTAGGCTTACGCAATAAGGCGTTAAGTATTAATTTACTGCCGATGACGCTGGTTAAAGCGCCGAACGCGGTGGGTTTCCTGCTCGATCAAATTCAGCGTAATGATCTTATTCCTGAACAGATTATTGTCGAGTTTACCGAACGGGAAGTGATTTCGCGGATGGATGATTTTACCGATGCGGTGCGAAAGCTAAAAGGGGCGGGCATCAATCTTGCCATCGATCACTTCGGCGCAGGGTTTGCCGGGCTGTCGCTGCTGGCGCAATACCAGCCCGACAGAATTAAAATCGACCATGAGCTGATCCGCAATATCCACCAGGATGGACCGCGTCAGTCAATTGTACAGGCGATTATCAAATGCTGTTTTTCGCTGGAGATTGCGGTCTCTGCCGTCGGCGTTGAGCGTGCTGAAGAGTGGATGTGGCTGGAATCAGCCGGTATTTCGCAGTTTCAGGGGAATTTGTTCGCCAGCGCGCGCCTGGGGGGCTTACCCGCCGTCGCCTGGCCGGAAAAAAAATAA
- a CDS encoding helix-turn-helix transcriptional regulator, whose protein sequence is MSHHNTCYRTEHYDLWFDNRFLLYGMSLILNSLPASYFRKKHVFFTSDNYFAVLQHNYNRRDTLFILLTEGNDLNFLSELPMLRLPANSTPEELKIFLHQPTRYYKTHPAPGASVQFTEREKKVIQLISNGEAVASIGRSLNLHIKTIYQIRLNLIKKLGCSGRTDFFNISRSETFKSWSQIHL, encoded by the coding sequence ATGTCACACCATAATACCTGCTATCGTACTGAACATTACGATCTGTGGTTTGATAATCGTTTTCTTCTCTATGGGATGTCGCTGATCCTGAATAGTCTGCCGGCATCTTACTTTCGCAAAAAACACGTTTTCTTTACCAGCGACAATTATTTCGCGGTACTGCAGCACAACTATAATCGTCGGGATACGTTATTTATTCTGTTAACCGAAGGCAACGATCTTAATTTTCTTAGTGAACTGCCTATGCTGCGCTTACCGGCCAATTCAACGCCGGAAGAGTTAAAGATATTTCTGCACCAGCCAACCCGCTACTATAAAACCCACCCGGCGCCGGGCGCCTCGGTGCAGTTTACCGAGCGGGAAAAGAAAGTGATTCAACTTATCAGCAATGGCGAAGCGGTCGCCAGCATTGGCCGGTCGCTGAATCTGCATATTAAAACCATTTATCAGATCCGGCTGAATCTGATTAAAAAGCTCGGCTGTAGCGGTAGGACCGATTTTTTTAATATCAGCCGCAGCGAAACCTTTAAATCCTGGAGCCAGATCCACCTGTAA
- a CDS encoding biofilm development regulator YmgB/AriR family protein — protein MHIKNTIPAEFVFNSALMKNIENTLIKQHRTINNERMITEIQHRLKTESNEILSDLYLQALDMLYSKPHH, from the coding sequence ATGCATATTAAAAATACCATTCCAGCAGAGTTTGTCTTCAATTCGGCCCTGATGAAGAATATTGAAAATACGCTCATTAAGCAGCACAGAACGATAAATAATGAGCGGATGATTACGGAAATTCAGCATCGCCTGAAAACGGAAAGTAATGAAATACTCTCCGACCTCTATTTGCAGGCGCTGGATATGCTGTACAGCAAACCTCATCATTAA
- a CDS encoding biofilm development regulator YmgB/AriR family protein yields MHQQPDIYAGLQDTALSDYFRNAGDKLVDESAVMSLAINSILQSEGHLNNKAIILWLIQALESTDDVVTADVIRKTLEIVVGYTMDDI; encoded by the coding sequence ATGCATCAGCAACCCGATATTTACGCAGGACTGCAGGACACCGCGCTCTCCGACTATTTCCGTAACGCCGGTGATAAGCTGGTTGATGAGTCCGCCGTGATGTCGCTGGCCATCAACAGTATTCTCCAGTCAGAAGGTCACCTGAACAATAAGGCCATTATTTTATGGCTGATTCAGGCGCTGGAAAGCACCGATGACGTGGTGACCGCAGACGTGATCCGTAAAACGCTGGAGATTGTCGTCGGCTACACCATGGACGATATCTAA
- a CDS encoding efflux RND transporter permease subunit yields MDISRQFINNPTRVWLAILLLGVGGLFALLNIGRLEDPAFTIKTAVIVTHYPGASAQQVEEEVTLPLENAIQQLPSLDNVSSISSNGLSQITVNIASQYHSSELPQIWDELRRRVGDASRLFPPGVVTPFVNDDFGDVFGFFFAISGDSFTNPELVRYAEQLRRELVLVPGVGKVAIGGVIPQQINVDISLAKMAARGITLNQLAAILTRLNVVSSAGEIRVGSESIRLHPTGEFQSIDELGDLLVSPHGASATTRLRDIATLSRGLTDSPSSIYHANGRQAVTMGVSFIPGVNVIDVGHALEARLQQMAADKPAGIDIAIFYDQAAEVAHSVNGFITNFLMALAIVVGVLLVFMGVRSGIIIALSLALNVLGTLLIMFVWGIELQRISLGALIIALSMLVDNAIVIVEGVLIARQQGSPLLGAINYVIRRSALPLLGATVIAILAFAPIGLSQDSTGEYCKSLFQVLLISLMLSWFSALTITPVLIKWWLFKHAPPAAAPAEKADPYRGRFYRGYQQTLRILLQQKTLTLVLMGALLAAAIWGFTFVRQNFFPSSNTPIFFVDLWLPYGTDINATEQMTRDIERSIAGQPGVVTTVATIGQGSMRFILTYSGQRQYSNYAQIMVRMDDQRGIAPVTRHVETWIARNYPQVNASTKRIMFGPSGDSAIEVRIKGPDPDTLRALASQVSDILAEDPATDSVRNDWQNRSKVIRPQYSLALGRELGVDKQDIDNALEMNFSGSRAGLYREGADLLPVIVRPPAAERQDANHLHNVLVWSQSRQQYIPLSNVIHGFSLEWEDPLILRRDRTRVLTVQTDPSPQSGQTSGDILARVKPRIDALTLPHGYRIEWGGDAENSSEAQQGLFTTLPLGYLVMFIITVLMFSSLKNAVAIWLTVPLALIGVTPGFLLTGIPFGFMALIGLLSLSGMLIRNGIVLVEEIEQQKQEKDQRQAIIDAATSRLRPILLTAFTTVLGLAPLLRDVFFQSMAVVIMFGLAFATVLTLLVLPVIYACFHHKDMTPQR; encoded by the coding sequence ATGGACATTTCCCGTCAGTTTATTAATAACCCGACCCGCGTCTGGTTAGCCATTCTGCTGCTGGGGGTGGGTGGTCTGTTCGCCCTGCTCAATATCGGCCGTCTGGAAGATCCTGCCTTCACCATTAAAACGGCGGTGATCGTGACCCACTACCCGGGCGCGTCCGCTCAACAGGTGGAGGAGGAGGTGACCCTGCCGCTGGAAAACGCGATTCAGCAGCTTCCCTCACTGGATAACGTCAGCTCCATCTCCTCAAATGGCTTATCGCAAATTACGGTGAATATCGCTTCGCAGTACCATTCCAGCGAGCTGCCGCAAATCTGGGATGAGCTACGTCGCCGCGTCGGTGACGCCAGCCGACTTTTCCCCCCTGGCGTAGTGACCCCCTTCGTCAACGATGACTTTGGCGATGTGTTTGGCTTTTTCTTCGCTATCTCGGGCGACAGTTTTACCAACCCCGAGCTGGTGCGCTATGCCGAACAGCTGCGTCGGGAGCTGGTGCTGGTTCCTGGCGTCGGTAAAGTCGCTATCGGCGGCGTCATTCCGCAACAGATCAATGTTGATATCTCGCTGGCGAAAATGGCGGCGCGCGGGATCACGCTCAACCAGCTCGCCGCTATCCTGACCCGGCTCAACGTGGTGTCCAGCGCCGGAGAGATCCGCGTTGGCAGCGAATCGATCCGCCTACACCCCACCGGGGAGTTTCAGAGCATCGATGAACTGGGGGATCTGCTGGTCAGTCCTCATGGCGCCAGCGCCACCACCCGACTGCGGGATATTGCCACGCTGTCGCGCGGGCTGACTGACTCGCCGTCCAGTATTTATCATGCCAACGGCCGCCAGGCGGTGACCATGGGGGTCTCTTTTATTCCTGGCGTCAACGTCATTGACGTCGGGCACGCCCTTGAAGCCCGCCTCCAGCAGATGGCCGCCGACAAACCGGCGGGTATCGACATCGCCATTTTTTACGATCAGGCGGCTGAGGTCGCCCACTCGGTCAATGGCTTTATTACCAACTTCCTGATGGCCCTGGCGATCGTGGTCGGCGTGCTGCTGGTGTTCATGGGAGTACGCAGCGGGATCATTATCGCCCTGTCGCTGGCGCTCAACGTCCTCGGCACCCTGCTTATCATGTTTGTCTGGGGGATCGAGTTACAGCGGATCTCCCTCGGGGCGCTGATCATCGCCCTGAGTATGCTGGTGGATAATGCCATTGTCATTGTCGAAGGGGTGCTGATCGCCCGCCAGCAAGGATCGCCGCTGCTGGGCGCCATTAACTATGTGATCCGCCGCTCCGCCCTGCCGCTGCTCGGCGCCACGGTCATCGCCATCCTCGCCTTCGCGCCGATTGGCCTCTCGCAGGACTCCACCGGAGAGTATTGCAAATCCCTGTTCCAGGTGCTGCTGATCTCCCTGATGCTCAGCTGGTTCTCCGCCCTGACCATCACTCCGGTGCTCATTAAGTGGTGGTTGTTTAAACACGCCCCGCCGGCCGCCGCGCCGGCGGAGAAAGCCGATCCCTACCGCGGCCGCTTTTACCGTGGCTATCAGCAGACGCTGAGAATACTGCTGCAGCAAAAGACCCTGACCCTGGTGCTGATGGGCGCCCTGCTGGCCGCGGCGATCTGGGGCTTCACCTTCGTGCGGCAGAATTTCTTTCCGTCATCGAATACGCCCATTTTCTTTGTCGACCTGTGGCTGCCCTACGGTACCGATATTAACGCCACCGAGCAGATGACCCGCGATATTGAGCGGTCGATCGCCGGCCAGCCGGGGGTGGTCACCACCGTCGCCACCATTGGCCAGGGCAGTATGCGTTTTATTCTTACCTACAGCGGTCAGCGGCAGTACAGCAACTACGCGCAGATTATGGTGCGGATGGACGACCAGCGCGGCATCGCCCCCGTCACCCGCCACGTCGAAACCTGGATCGCCAGAAACTACCCGCAGGTGAACGCCAGCACCAAACGCATTATGTTCGGCCCCTCCGGGGATAGCGCGATTGAAGTGCGCATTAAGGGCCCTGACCCGGATACGCTGCGCGCGCTGGCCAGTCAGGTGAGCGATATTCTCGCTGAGGATCCGGCGACCGACAGCGTGCGTAACGACTGGCAGAACCGCAGCAAGGTGATCCGCCCGCAGTACTCCCTAGCGCTGGGGCGCGAGCTGGGGGTGGATAAACAGGACATTGATAACGCGCTGGAGATGAATTTCTCCGGCAGTCGCGCCGGGTTATATCGCGAGGGCGCCGATCTGCTGCCGGTGATCGTCCGGCCGCCGGCAGCGGAGCGACAGGATGCCAACCATCTGCATAACGTGCTGGTCTGGAGCCAGAGCCGCCAGCAGTATATCCCGTTGAGTAACGTCATCCATGGCTTCTCCCTGGAGTGGGAAGATCCCTTGATTCTCCGCCGGGATCGCACCCGGGTGCTGACGGTCCAGACCGATCCCAGCCCGCAAAGCGGCCAAACCTCGGGTGATATTCTCGCCCGGGTGAAACCGCGCATTGACGCATTGACGCTGCCGCATGGCTATCGCATCGAATGGGGCGGCGATGCCGAGAACTCCAGTGAAGCACAGCAAGGGCTGTTCACGACCCTGCCGCTTGGCTATCTGGTGATGTTTATCATTACGGTGCTGATGTTCAGTTCGCTGAAAAACGCTGTCGCCATCTGGCTGACCGTCCCGCTGGCGCTGATCGGCGTCACGCCCGGCTTTTTGCTGACCGGCATCCCCTTCGGCTTTATGGCCTTAATCGGCCTTCTCAGCCTCAGCGGCATGCTGATCCGCAACGGCATTGTGCTGGTGGAAGAGATAGAGCAACAAAAACAGGAGAAAGATCAACGACAAGCGATCATTGATGCGGCAACATCTCGTCTGCGGCCGATCCTGCTGACCGCCTTCACCACCGTGCTTGGCCTTGCCCCGCTGCTGCGCGATGTTTTTTTCCAGAGTATGGCAGTGGTGATTATGTTCGGTCTGGCCTTCGCCACCGTGCTAACGTTGCTGGTTCTGCCGGTGATTTACGCCTGCTTTCACCATAAGGATATGACGCCTCAACGATGA
- a CDS encoding pyridoxal phosphatase, with product MTTRVIALDLDGTLLTSKKTILPASLEALARAREAGYQVIVVTGRHHVAIHPFYQALALDTPAICCNGTYLYDYHAKKVLAADPMSVEHAVSLTAMLAEQQIHGLAYVDDAMLYEQPTGHVIRTRNWAQALPEDQRPVFSQVDSLAQAVREVKAVWKFALTDDDIPRLQRFAQEVGETLGLECEWSWHDQVDIARAGNSKGKRLAQWVADQGLSMQNVVAFGDNYNDLSMLEAAGTGVAMGNAVDDVKARANVVIGDNESASIAEFIYRQLL from the coding sequence ATGACAACACGCGTGATTGCCCTGGATTTAGACGGCACCCTGCTCACCAGCAAAAAAACCATCCTGCCCGCTTCGCTGGAAGCGCTGGCCCGCGCCAGAGAGGCGGGCTACCAGGTGATCGTCGTTACCGGACGTCATCACGTCGCTATTCATCCTTTTTATCAGGCACTGGCTCTCGATACACCTGCAATTTGTTGTAATGGCACTTATTTGTATGATTATCACGCAAAAAAGGTTTTGGCGGCCGATCCTATGTCGGTGGAACACGCGGTAAGCCTCACCGCCATGCTCGCCGAACAGCAGATCCACGGCCTGGCCTATGTGGATGACGCGATGCTTTACGAACAGCCCACCGGGCATGTGATCCGCACCCGCAACTGGGCGCAGGCGTTACCGGAGGATCAGCGCCCGGTCTTCAGCCAGGTCGACTCGCTGGCGCAGGCGGTCCGCGAGGTCAAGGCGGTATGGAAATTCGCCCTCACCGACGACGACATACCCCGTCTGCAGCGCTTTGCGCAGGAGGTCGGCGAGACGCTGGGCCTCGAGTGCGAATGGTCGTGGCACGACCAGGTGGATATCGCTCGCGCCGGCAACAGCAAAGGCAAACGCCTGGCGCAGTGGGTCGCTGACCAGGGGCTGTCGATGCAGAACGTGGTGGCCTTCGGCGATAACTACAACGATCTGAGTATGCTGGAAGCGGCAGGCACCGGGGTGGCGATGGGTAATGCGGTGGACGACGTCAAAGCCCGCGCCAACGTGGTCATCGGCGACAATGAGTCCGCCAGCATCGCCGAGTTTATCTACCGTCAGCTGCTGTGA
- the modC gene encoding molybdenum ABC transporter ATP-binding protein ModC, with protein MLELDFTQTLGSHCLQIRETLPSSGITAIFGVSGAGKTSLINAISGLTRPQAGRIVLNGRVLNDTAQRICLAPEQRRIGYVFQDARLFPHYKVRGNLQYGMAKSMVSQFDKLVELLGIAPLLDRLPGRLSGGEKQRVAIGRALLTAPELLLLDEPLASLDIPRKRELLPYLQRLAQEIHIPMLYVSHSLDEIQHLADRVLVLEAGKVKAFGPLEEVWSSSVMHPWLPAEQQSTILSATVAAQHPQYAMTALTLGDQMLWVNRLDRPAGESARIRIQASDVSLVLAQPSATSIRNILRAEVVQCLEVNGQIEVQLRVSGHPLWARISPWARDDLAIAPGQQVFAQIKSVSIAA; from the coding sequence ATGCTCGAGCTGGACTTTACCCAGACCCTCGGCAGCCACTGTCTGCAGATCCGTGAAACGCTGCCCAGCAGCGGGATCACCGCCATCTTTGGCGTCTCAGGCGCCGGGAAAACGTCGTTGATCAACGCTATCAGCGGCCTGACCCGGCCGCAGGCGGGACGGATCGTCCTCAACGGCAGGGTGCTGAACGACACCGCGCAGCGTATCTGCCTGGCGCCGGAGCAGCGGCGGATCGGCTATGTATTTCAGGATGCGCGCCTGTTTCCCCACTATAAAGTGCGCGGCAATCTGCAGTACGGAATGGCGAAATCCATGGTCAGCCAGTTCGATAAGCTGGTGGAACTGCTGGGAATTGCGCCTTTGCTGGATCGGCTGCCGGGCCGGTTATCCGGCGGCGAAAAGCAGCGCGTGGCCATCGGCCGCGCCCTGCTGACCGCGCCGGAGCTGCTGCTGCTGGACGAGCCGCTGGCCTCGCTGGATATTCCGCGCAAACGCGAACTGTTGCCCTATCTGCAGCGGCTGGCGCAGGAGATCCATATTCCGATGCTCTACGTCAGCCACTCGCTGGACGAGATCCAGCATCTGGCCGATCGCGTGCTGGTGCTGGAGGCCGGTAAGGTGAAGGCTTTCGGTCCGCTGGAGGAGGTCTGGAGCAGCAGCGTGATGCACCCCTGGCTGCCGGCGGAACAGCAGAGTACGATCCTCAGCGCCACCGTCGCCGCGCAGCATCCGCAGTACGCGATGACCGCGCTGACGCTGGGGGATCAAATGCTGTGGGTTAACCGGCTCGATCGTCCCGCCGGGGAGAGCGCGCGGATCCGCATCCAGGCGTCGGACGTCTCGCTGGTGCTGGCCCAGCCGTCCGCAACCAGCATCCGCAATATCTTACGCGCCGAGGTGGTTCAGTGTCTGGAGGTCAACGGGCAGATTGAGGTTCAGCTCAGGGTGAGCGGCCATCCGCTGTGGGCTCGAATCAGCCCGTGGGCGCGGGATGACCTGGCGATAGCGCCAGGCCAGCAGGTATTTGCCCAGATCAAAAGCGTGTCGATTGCCGCCTGA
- a CDS encoding acyltransferase, whose amino-acid sequence MTAVTFFTIYNTWDRFDYDYHWILGLLTFVSTIATPLFFVVAGYLDAQTRHDANWQIGKIKSVVIVFLFWVTVYYVWEPYQRGYLIQPWFIFALIVIYTFHPLIAWLSQRRGLFFSVVLTLLCCSYGYDLLSVLYPERHLFSLAPQYRLWTWLLFYLTGQLFNDPRVTEWIRDPRVIKAAIIALPFVYLFTWFYERHFFFALFKADRNAFILTGSQIYILIVLLVIAANAVQFKKNRELKEAVLATVSKAMTGVYILHYSVFHLLVMLIPIHSLATKLGVIALTFVLSVLISLAALSSTLLRKVITL is encoded by the coding sequence ATGACAGCGGTGACTTTTTTCACCATCTATAACACCTGGGATCGCTTTGATTATGACTATCACTGGATCCTCGGGCTGCTGACCTTTGTCTCGACCATCGCCACGCCGCTGTTTTTTGTGGTGGCTGGCTATCTTGATGCGCAAACGCGACACGACGCCAACTGGCAAATTGGTAAAATTAAAAGCGTGGTGATCGTCTTTCTGTTTTGGGTGACGGTCTATTATGTCTGGGAGCCTTACCAGCGCGGCTACCTGATCCAGCCCTGGTTTATTTTCGCCCTGATTGTCATCTATACCTTCCATCCCCTGATTGCCTGGCTCAGCCAGCGGCGCGGTCTGTTTTTCTCCGTGGTCCTGACGCTACTGTGCTGCTCTTATGGTTACGACCTGCTCTCGGTGCTCTACCCGGAAAGACATCTTTTCAGCCTGGCGCCGCAGTATCGTCTGTGGACGTGGCTACTTTTTTATTTAACCGGGCAGTTGTTTAACGATCCGCGGGTCACGGAGTGGATACGCGACCCGCGGGTGATTAAAGCCGCCATTATCGCCCTGCCCTTTGTCTATTTATTTACCTGGTTTTATGAACGCCACTTTTTCTTCGCGTTGTTTAAAGCCGATCGCAATGCGTTCATTCTCACGGGGTCGCAGATTTATATTCTGATCGTCCTGCTGGTGATCGCCGCTAACGCCGTACAGTTTAAAAAGAACCGCGAGCTGAAGGAGGCCGTGCTGGCGACGGTTAGCAAAGCGATGACCGGGGTCTATATTTTGCACTACTCCGTTTTTCACCTGCTGGTGATGCTGATCCCTATTCACTCGTTAGCCACCAAGCTGGGAGTGATTGCCCTAACGTTTGTCCTGTCGGTGCTCATTTCCCTCGCCGCGCTCTCCAGTACGCTGCTCAGGAAGGTAATAACCCTGTAA